In Coturnix japonica isolate 7356 chromosome 11, Coturnix japonica 2.1, whole genome shotgun sequence, the sequence tagagaaaatattattcGCTATGATGATGAAGGAGGTGGAGAAGAAGATACAGAAGCTTTTGACATAGCAACTTTGCAAAATCCAGATGGAATTAATGGATTTTTGCCTCGTAAGGATATTAAACCTGATCTTCAATTTATGCCCAGGCAGGGTCTTGCGCCTGTTCCTAATGGTGTTGATGTTGATGATTTCATCAACACAAGAATTCAAGAGGCTGATAACGATCCAACTGCTCCTCCATATGACTCTATCCAGATTTATGGCTATGAAGGAAGAGGTTCAGCTGCTGGTTCCCTTAGTTCATTGGAGTCCTCTGCATCAGACTCAGATCAGAATTTTGACTACCTCAGTGAATGGGGTCCTCGCTTTAAAAGACTTGGAGAACTTTACTCAGTTGGAGAAAGTGACAAAGAAACTTGACAGTGGATTacattctttttcactgttgaaTTAACGATCATGTAATATTCTAGGGCCACTGCTGTTAGTTAAAACTaatgtggctttttgttttagaGGCAAGTTTAGCGCCAGTCATCTATAAAATCAACTACATTGTAATGTTGAACCAAATAAAAAAGTATATGTTAGGAGGTTAAGTCTTGTGGAGTGTGAAGTAAAGTATGTGGAGTGTCTAGAAGTCTTTGGATATTTGATATTCACTTGACCACTCTGAAGATGGAGATTTAGATCTTTAATTATCTTCAGTGAATTGAAAAGAATGAATTGGTGCTTTCTTAGGAAATGGACTTGCAGGGATTTTGCTGTTGAACAGTAGCTCCTGCCA encodes:
- the CDH8 gene encoding cadherin-8 isoform X6 — protein: MNEPARRGPSDNTLSILAKHNGFSRQKQEVYLLPIIISDSGNPPMSSTSTLTIRVCGCSSDGIVQSCNVEAYVLPIGLSMGALIAILACIILLLVIVVLFVTLRRHKNEPLIIKDDEDVRENIIRYDDEGGGEEDTEAFDIATLQNPDGINGFLPRKDIKPDLQFMPRQGLAPVPNGVDVDDFINTRIQEADNDPTAPPYDSIQIYGYEGRGSAAGSLSSLESSASDSDQNFDYLSEWGPRFKRLGELYSVGESDKET